The proteins below are encoded in one region of Longimicrobiales bacterium:
- a CDS encoding dihydrodipicolinate synthase family protein: protein MDLQGVFPILPTPFDDAGQVDEGSIRRLIDFELAVGVHGVSVLGFMGEAHRLSNEERRLVVSTAVGQAAGAFPTWVGVLAFGAAGAIEQGLEAQELGAAGVFVAPLGVQNDEAIFDYYASVAEALDIPVSIHDFPESFKTLLSPTLIARMANEIDGVDYIKLEDYPSLEKMTRVQEFAPATIGIFGGLGGMYFLEELQRGSRGIMTGFAFPEVLVAVYEAFRSGDRERAAEIFFRYVPLIRYEFQPKIGLAYRKFTYRKRGIIDSSFIRSPGLQIGAYTEQELTAIVERVGFSLALNGPQRIL, encoded by the coding sequence ATGGATCTTCAGGGCGTTTTCCCCATCCTCCCCACTCCCTTCGACGACGCAGGACAGGTCGACGAAGGCAGCATACGGCGTTTGATCGACTTCGAGCTCGCCGTCGGCGTACACGGCGTGAGCGTGCTCGGCTTCATGGGCGAGGCGCATCGGCTTTCGAATGAAGAGCGTCGGCTCGTCGTGTCGACGGCAGTAGGCCAGGCGGCAGGGGCGTTTCCGACGTGGGTCGGGGTCCTCGCGTTTGGTGCCGCGGGAGCGATCGAGCAGGGCCTCGAGGCCCAGGAGCTCGGTGCTGCGGGTGTCTTTGTGGCGCCCCTCGGGGTCCAGAACGACGAGGCGATCTTCGACTACTATGCATCGGTCGCGGAGGCCCTCGACATCCCGGTGTCGATCCACGACTTCCCGGAGTCGTTCAAGACTCTGCTCTCCCCGACGCTGATCGCTCGCATGGCGAACGAGATCGACGGGGTCGACTACATCAAGCTCGAGGACTATCCCTCGCTCGAGAAGATGACCCGCGTACAAGAATTCGCACCTGCAACGATCGGGATCTTCGGGGGACTCGGGGGCATGTACTTTCTCGAGGAGTTGCAGCGCGGATCGCGCGGCATCATGACGGGTTTTGCGTTCCCGGAGGTCCTCGTCGCCGTGTATGAGGCGTTCAGGTCGGGAGACCGTGAACGAGCGGCAGAGATCTTCTTCCGCTACGTGCCCCTCATTCGATATGAATTCCAGCCGAAGATTGGGCTCGCGTACCGCAAGTTCACGTATCGAAAGCGAGGGATTATCGACTCATCCTTCATTCGTTCTCCGGGCCTGCAAATCGGTGCGTATACAGAGCAGGAGCTGACCGCGATCGTCGAGCGGGTCGGCTTCTCCCTAGCCCTAAACGGCCCGCAGCGTATTCTGTAG
- a CDS encoding S9 family peptidase, which translates to MRVSYGSLASGLFVAVVGLSMAMPGETQAQDGWTPALQMQYKAVQGIEIAPDGQHVAFMVREPIMEGEKSEYLSHIWIADADGSGARQFTRGDKSVGSPSFSPDGNHLAFTSERSGENQIWVMPIEGGEAWQVTDADPGVSAFSWSPDGRSFAFTQRDPDTEEEKTAKEELSYIIRVDQNFKFNHLYVVEVGDGTGEPAEVERLTEGPFHVSGFDWAPDGSSIAFGHQADPRINTGMIAGDIARVSVPQGAVTQLVTGQGSEGQPLWSPDGAWIAYVSSGDQAEPIGLGDVFLVSPDGMKQKALAHTHDRSAGLVQWTPDSRALLVSETVGTEQHLQRLPADGSEASVVTKERGVYGAFSFSDDLETMAYTFQTPEMPADVYVGDLDGTDGVRVSDVHAGVPRPEMGRTEKLTWTTSDGLDIDGLLTYPVGYEEGTQVPMILNVHGGPAGAFVESFTGSPGIYMLQSWAQDGYAVLRPNPRGSTGYGKEFRFANFQDWGYGDLDDLLAGVDLTVEMGVAHPDSLLLMGWSYGGYMTSFAVTRTDRFKAASMGAGLPNLVSMVTTTDVQDYLAGHMGGEFWDDFETYEKHSAIYQIDKIDTPMQVIHGENDLRVPFTQGQEFYRALDRKGVPTEMIVLPRTPHGPREPKLLMAVQPAIKEWFVKHLRPTRVISDDR; encoded by the coding sequence ATGCGCGTGAGCTACGGTTCGTTGGCCAGCGGTTTGTTCGTTGCAGTCGTCGGTTTGTCGATGGCAATGCCTGGGGAGACGCAGGCTCAAGATGGGTGGACGCCCGCGCTTCAGATGCAGTACAAGGCGGTCCAGGGCATCGAGATCGCCCCGGACGGCCAGCACGTAGCGTTCATGGTCCGGGAACCCATCATGGAAGGCGAGAAGTCGGAGTACCTCTCGCATATCTGGATTGCCGATGCGGACGGGAGCGGCGCGCGCCAATTCACCCGAGGGGACAAGTCTGTCGGGTCTCCGAGTTTCTCGCCTGATGGGAATCACCTCGCGTTCACGTCGGAGCGGTCAGGTGAGAATCAGATCTGGGTGATGCCGATCGAAGGTGGTGAGGCCTGGCAGGTGACCGATGCAGATCCTGGGGTCAGTGCTTTCAGTTGGTCTCCGGACGGACGCAGCTTTGCGTTCACGCAGCGCGATCCGGATACGGAGGAGGAGAAGACCGCCAAGGAAGAACTCTCCTATATCATCCGGGTCGACCAGAACTTCAAGTTCAACCACCTCTATGTTGTGGAGGTTGGGGACGGTACGGGCGAGCCCGCTGAAGTGGAGCGCCTAACGGAAGGGCCCTTTCATGTATCCGGTTTCGATTGGGCCCCGGACGGCTCGAGCATCGCCTTCGGGCACCAGGCCGATCCCAGGATCAACACGGGGATGATTGCCGGGGATATCGCCCGTGTATCGGTACCCCAAGGTGCGGTCACCCAACTCGTGACCGGCCAGGGTTCTGAGGGACAACCGCTGTGGTCACCTGATGGCGCTTGGATCGCTTACGTGAGCTCGGGGGACCAGGCAGAGCCGATCGGCCTAGGAGACGTCTTCTTGGTCTCCCCAGACGGCATGAAGCAGAAAGCTTTGGCTCATACACATGACCGGAGTGCGGGACTCGTTCAGTGGACGCCGGACAGCCGCGCGTTGCTTGTCAGCGAAACAGTCGGTACCGAGCAGCACCTGCAGAGGCTTCCCGCGGACGGCTCTGAGGCGAGTGTGGTGACAAAGGAGCGGGGGGTCTACGGCGCTTTCTCGTTCTCGGACGACTTAGAGACGATGGCCTACACGTTCCAAACCCCTGAGATGCCGGCCGATGTCTATGTGGGCGACCTCGACGGGACGGACGGCGTACGCGTCTCCGACGTGCACGCGGGTGTCCCGAGGCCGGAGATGGGACGCACCGAAAAGCTGACGTGGACGACGTCGGACGGATTGGACATCGATGGGCTTCTCACGTATCCCGTGGGCTACGAAGAGGGCACACAGGTGCCCATGATTCTGAATGTCCACGGTGGCCCAGCAGGAGCGTTTGTGGAATCGTTCACCGGTAGTCCTGGGATCTATATGCTGCAGAGTTGGGCCCAGGACGGATACGCGGTCCTCCGCCCCAACCCACGAGGCAGTACCGGCTACGGCAAGGAATTCCGGTTCGCCAACTTCCAAGACTGGGGATACGGCGACCTCGATGACCTACTCGCCGGTGTCGACCTGACGGTTGAAATGGGTGTGGCCCACCCGGACAGTCTGTTGTTGATGGGGTGGAGCTACGGTGGGTACATGACTTCGTTCGCGGTCACTCGCACCGATCGCTTCAAAGCGGCCAGCATGGGTGCGGGGTTACCGAATCTTGTCAGCATGGTGACGACCACGGACGTCCAGGATTATTTGGCCGGTCACATGGGGGGCGAGTTCTGGGACGACTTCGAGACGTATGAGAAGCACTCGGCGATCTATCAGATCGACAAGATCGACACGCCCATGCAGGTCATTCATGGTGAGAACGATCTAAGGGTGCCGTTCACACAAGGTCAGGAGTTCTACCGCGCGCTCGACCGGAAGGGTGTCCCAACCGAGATGATTGTGTTGCCGCGGACGCCGCATGGTCCTCGTGAACCGAAGCTCTTGATGGCGGTTCAGCCGGCCATCAAAGAGTGGTTCGTGAAGCACCTGAGGCCGACGAGGGTGATTTCCGACGACCGTTAG
- a CDS encoding AroM family protein, with protein sequence MRRPVVGTYIIGQTPRPDLTDGVSKRFPDVDFVVVGALDGTAVSAVPPPRSGGFPLETTLQDGTRVEVDAEVLEPKIQNAISALDSEVTAHLVLCAGPFPGLVGEQPLIRPFELSASVLREEGVEKLVAVVPFIEQAGPSVAKWASAGFEAQAHVATLAGFVPDDGMRAGGSGPVGRALRDGLSASALHADADALVFDYVGLSPALLDLTRTLLELPVFDLGEMAINALDAVLADT encoded by the coding sequence ATGCGCCGTCCGGTCGTTGGGACCTACATCATCGGTCAAACGCCCCGTCCGGATCTCACGGATGGTGTTTCAAAGCGTTTCCCCGATGTCGACTTCGTGGTGGTGGGAGCCCTCGATGGTACAGCCGTGAGCGCCGTGCCTCCGCCGCGCAGTGGCGGCTTCCCGCTCGAAACCACGCTCCAGGACGGCACTCGTGTGGAAGTGGACGCTGAGGTGCTCGAACCGAAAATCCAAAACGCTATCTCGGCGTTGGACAGTGAGGTCACGGCGCACCTGGTGCTTTGTGCCGGACCGTTCCCTGGGTTGGTCGGGGAGCAGCCGCTCATACGGCCATTCGAGCTCAGCGCGTCTGTTCTTCGCGAGGAGGGTGTCGAGAAGTTGGTGGCCGTCGTCCCATTCATCGAACAAGCAGGGCCGTCCGTAGCCAAGTGGGCCTCCGCGGGCTTCGAAGCCCAGGCCCATGTGGCGACTCTGGCAGGCTTTGTGCCGGATGACGGCATGCGTGCCGGAGGCTCAGGCCCGGTCGGTCGTGCACTCCGCGATGGATTGAGTGCGAGTGCGCTTCACGCGGATGCCGACGCGCTGGTGTTCGACTACGTTGGCCTCTCTCCCGCCTTGTTGGACCTCACGAGGACCCTGCTCGAACTCCCTGTTTTTGACCTAGGGGAGATGGCTATCAACGCGCTCGATGCGGTGTTGGCCGACACGTAA
- a CDS encoding amidohydrolase family protein: MIDMASRTKQRRTLGLALTISLAACSGPEAESADLVLIGGSLYSFAWRTMLELGVPLTFNSDNPGSSHGPFYGLHSAVTRSDPSAEPRGGWYPEQAVTPEEAIRAYTSGAAYAAIVGGVIAYEAPNTVNR; this comes from the coding sequence ATGATCGACATGGCCAGCCGCACGAAACAACGCCGCACGCTCGGTTTGGCCCTGACAATCAGCCTAGCCGCCTGCAGCGGCCCTGAGGCCGAGTCCGCCGATCTCGTTCTTATCGGTGGCTCGTTGTACTCGTTCGCCTGGAGGACGATGCTCGAGCTCGGAGTCCCGCTCACCTTCAACTCGGACAACCCGGGTTCGAGTCATGGCCCTTTTTATGGCTTGCATTCTGCGGTCACCCGGAGCGACCCCTCCGCCGAACCCCGGGGCGGCTGGTACCCGGAGCAGGCGGTAACGCCCGAAGAGGCCATCCGCGCTTACACGAGCGGAGCCGCTTACGCTGCGATCGTGGGCGGCGTGATCGCCTACGAAGCTCCCAATACCGTGAACCGGTAG
- a CDS encoding dihydroorotase family protein — MTQDAPLDLAVNGDIVRPDGSVLRDGWLSVQGGRIVALSASRPEAVEVLTARGMLILPGFVDAHVHTRSCVDEGITATTRAAAAGGTTTIIDMPFDKPARPVNSKETLVAKIEDVGREAVVDVALYATFGPTGDLSVLGEMASVGAAGFKVSTIEADPLRFPRIPDGRLYEAFQEVAGTGLPVAAHQENQEIIFSQEEAFRARGDTAPIDHALSRPPVAEAEAAGRLLELAHWTGARLHMVHGTLARTFDLIDWNRSQGVSATGETCLQYLLLTMDALSAQGGRAKCNPPLRSQDEVDALWARLESGAIDIVTSDHSPYPLHRKETPNIFDAFAGMPGAETLGPLLYSAGVATGRIDLARFVELVCSGPADVFGLVQKGRLAEGSDADFVVFDPNAEWTVQDDATHYAVGWSPYHGQEVRGRVVSTWLRGSCVFRDGDVVGEAGVGKFITPI; from the coding sequence ATGACACAGGACGCGCCGCTCGACCTCGCCGTGAACGGGGACATTGTTCGCCCCGACGGCTCTGTTCTCAGAGATGGCTGGCTCTCGGTCCAAGGAGGGCGAATCGTCGCGTTGTCGGCGTCCCGGCCCGAGGCCGTCGAGGTCCTGACAGCTCGTGGTATGCTCATCCTCCCCGGCTTTGTCGACGCCCACGTGCATACCCGCTCGTGCGTCGACGAGGGCATCACAGCGACCACACGTGCTGCAGCTGCGGGGGGGACGACAACGATCATCGATATGCCCTTCGACAAACCGGCCCGACCGGTGAATTCGAAGGAGACGCTTGTCGCCAAGATTGAAGACGTGGGTCGAGAGGCCGTCGTCGATGTAGCCCTCTACGCGACGTTCGGACCTACTGGTGACCTATCCGTCTTAGGCGAAATGGCGTCTGTGGGCGCGGCTGGTTTTAAGGTGTCGACCATTGAAGCCGATCCGTTGCGCTTCCCTCGGATTCCGGACGGGAGGCTGTACGAGGCCTTCCAGGAGGTCGCAGGGACCGGATTGCCGGTCGCGGCGCACCAAGAGAATCAGGAGATCATCTTCTCTCAAGAAGAGGCCTTTCGTGCTCGCGGAGATACCGCACCGATCGATCATGCCCTCAGCCGCCCACCCGTGGCGGAGGCGGAGGCTGCGGGCAGACTTCTCGAGTTGGCGCATTGGACGGGGGCTCGTCTCCACATGGTCCACGGCACGCTCGCGCGCACGTTCGACCTCATCGACTGGAACCGGAGTCAGGGTGTCTCAGCGACAGGAGAGACGTGTCTGCAGTATCTGCTACTGACCATGGACGCGCTGAGTGCCCAGGGAGGAAGGGCCAAGTGTAATCCGCCGCTTCGATCGCAGGACGAGGTCGACGCCTTGTGGGCGAGGCTGGAGTCAGGGGCCATCGACATCGTGACCTCGGACCACTCTCCGTATCCGCTCCATCGAAAAGAGACGCCGAACATCTTCGACGCTTTCGCTGGCATGCCTGGGGCGGAGACACTCGGGCCGCTTCTGTACAGTGCGGGTGTGGCCACGGGACGCATTGACCTCGCTCGGTTCGTCGAACTGGTGTGCTCGGGACCCGCAGATGTGTTCGGCCTCGTGCAAAAGGGTCGGTTGGCAGAGGGAAGCGACGCCGACTTCGTCGTCTTCGACCCGAACGCCGAGTGGACCGTCCAGGACGACGCGACTCACTACGCCGTTGGCTGGTCGCCCTATCACGGACAGGAAGTCAGAGGCCGGGTCGTGTCGACGTGGCTCCGGGGCTCGTGTGTATTCCGAGATGGTGACGTCGTCGGCGAGGCCGGTGTGGGCAAATTCATAACCCCCATCTAG